The DNA region GTTTTACTATTGTGAATCacaagatttttaaaaatttaaataaaaaagttacTACTGTTTTATTCCAAAAGTAAATTCCGCttttaatgtttatttaaaaatgtgttctttattattttgattattataattaatgtTAAATACATATGTTAAGTTCAATGATCCTGCCGACAGCCCTAAGCACAATCGACCGCCGTCGAGAGGATAACCCTCTGAAGGGCAAAGAGATTCTTAGTCGAAATGAATACTGGTCGAGAAGAGTGTTAAGTGGAATTTATACAGATGATAGATGGTGTCGCGGAAATGGCGTGCCCGATCCCCACGACGGCAGTCTTGTACTCGTTCTTTGTGATATTGCTACCCGCCACCTTAAACGTAGTTGATTTGGGGACTTCGTTGCACCGAAGTTTGTCGTGACACTGCCTGTGACTTTGACTCTTTCTCGTACTTGAGAAAAATATCCTCCAGGGTGCACTCGTTCACAGAATAGTCCTCCACGAGGTCACTTAACCGATCGGCCAGATAGTCCTCCGCTATCTTGAACACGTCCGACCAGAGGACCACGTTCTCCTGGGTGCCTACGAAGTAGGTGAGGGTGCCGGCATGGCTCTCGCGCAGTTCCAGTCCCGCAAATTGCGCTTTCAGCGTGGCGGTGATCGTGCTCACATTCTCTTCCGTTTCGGTGTCCTCCTTCATTTTAAGTTTTATGGTGTAGCCGCTCAATCGCTTAAGGGCACAAATATTATTTAGGCACTTGAACTTGCCATGTGCCATGATAGCTAAGCGATTACACAGCTCCTCACACTCGTCCATGCTGTAGGGGAGGTGAAGATGCATACTTTAAAGTCTGGACAAGCCCTAAGACGGAACACTTACCTATGCGACGTGAGCACCACAGTGCGGTCCTGTCCTTGAAAGTCCTTGATGCACTGCCAGAGGAACCTTCTCGAAATGGGATCAACGCCGGTGGTGGGTTCGTCCAGGAGCACCAATGAGGGAGCACCAATCATGGCCATTGCCGCCAGAAGCTTGCGCTTTGTGCCGCCCGAATAGTGGCGTACTTGCACCTGCTGATACTTGGTCAAATGCATCTTCTCCAGCCAGTACTTGACGTTTTCCTTGACGCTGGCTTGCCCCTCGGGGGCGTTGCTCAGTCCTCGAAGCAATGCCATGTAGTGCAGACACTGCTCTGCGGTCATGAACTTATTCAGGGCATCGTACTGCGGGCAGTAGCCAAAACAATGGCGATATGCCACTTCATCCTTTTGAATTTCAATGTCATGGATGCGTATGTTGCCGCTATCCAGCGGCAAATTGGCTGCTATCATCTGGAATGTGCTTGTCTTGCCAGCTCCATTCACACCCAAGAGACCGAAGCACTCGCCGCGCTCGGCTGCAAAGCTCAATCCGTCCACAGCCACCGTGTCCCGGTAACACTTGCGAAGATTACTCACAATCAGTGGATAATCCGGCGATGGGGTCTTGATCAGCTCCTCAACCCGCCTCTCTTCCTTTGCACAATCATCAATAACCGACATCGGAGTACTGGGCAGGGTACCAGTCGAGTTGGACTTCTTATGCGGTAATTTCCAGTTCCAGAGGCCATCGTGTAGTCGCTTACGCAGATACTTGTGCTCCAGCACGATGGTGAAGAATGCCATGACCAGGAAACCCACGGCGCTGGCATAGACAAAGAAGGTGTCCTCGCAGAGGAGGTTCTTCATCAGTCCCGAGCGTCGACGGGCAATGAAGTTCTCGTTGATGACGCGCAACTGGTGGTTCAGATTGAAGTCCGGAAGGAAGCGTAGGAAGGCGATCTTGGTCTCGTGCAGCTTCATGGCCGCCGCATTGCTGGAGGTGATCAGTGGGGCAATGGCTGGAAGAACAAaacacattttaatataaaattcaatCTAAGCAATTGCAAATATTACCCGACACGATCAGCATTAGAAGCAGATAGGTGGATATCGTTGAGATGGACTTGAAGTTGTTGCCCAGGGCGTACAGAATGGGcaggtagctgcagcagtagAAAAAGATGCTCAATACAATGACCTTTAGATCCGCCACGGAGTAGAGCTCGGCGGGCATAACCAGGTATTGCAAAAGGAAGAGTGTGACGCAGACAAAGATCAGGAGCAGCATATCGAAGGCAAAATGAGATATCCAGTAGGTAAATCGCGACATGGTCTGCAGCTGGCGGAATCCGTTGGCGTATTCCCGGAACGGCAGCGAGATGAAGTAGAACATGAAGAAGAACATGCCGACGGACACGATGACCGCATAGTACTCCAGGCGGGAGGGACTTATATCGCTGACAAATCGACGGATGGGCACGTAGGTCGTATCAATGTCCGCCTCTTGACGCTCCAGCTTCAGCATTGCGGAGTCCACCAAGTTGATGAGCTCCACTGAGCTGTGGTAGCGATTTCCCGAGTAAAAGATCTCAATGGTTGGCGTATCCgcggtgccacgcccaccgccgTACATGTCGAGGATGCCAATTACCTGTTCCAAGAAATCAGCCAAGTTGTCACGTTGCAAGTCCAGAGATTCTAGAGAACACAAGTATATAGTAAAGTCATTGAAATTTTCAGCACGACATGGAACACCCACCATTTTTCACATCATTACTCCCACGCAGCTGCAGTGTTTTCACCGTGATTCCGCTCAGCTCGATCTGCTGACGCAGCTGCTGCTCCACCTGGGCGTGATGGCCCGTCGGATTGTGGATGTAAACAATGCCTGTGCCCATCTGGCTGAGTTTCAGCGGCAAAGCCTCCTCGTTCTCCACTATGGACATGGCGTGCATCACAAGTATGGCCCCGCAAACGCAAACAAAGGGAATTGATAGCTGGCGAGGAAGGAGAGGAGCGAGGGAAACCACAGTAAATATAATAAGTTGCACTGTTATCGCTGTGCAAAGTACAGACTTGTAAATGTGGTTTTTACAATGCATACCATTATCAGAGTATATAACCATTCGTTGGTGATAAAGGTCCACTTCTTGTAAAAGACCGCCATCCAAAGTTGGAGAAGACTGGGCTGCAGCGGCTGACTGGGCAATCTTTTGTAGGGGGTCAGTAGCGGGGCATCGTTTCTGGATCCATCTGGGGTGTCCACTTGATCCTGCTCCCCGGCACAACTGCAAACCACAAATTACTTAGAATTCATATTATAAAACAAGTTATGCAATACCTACCTTAGGAAAACATCCTCCAGGGAAGTGTCGGTCATGGAAATTGTATTTATGCCCAGTTGATTTGTTTTCGCCTCAAGTTTGTGTAGCATTTCAGCGAAGCACTTTTTATAGGCATACGGCAGGCAAATATACACAGTGGGCTTCACCACATTCTATTTGAAGTTTAAAAGAACTTAAGTACAGGCCATATAAATAATTAGCTTATACAATGTCTTACCAAGACCCTGGCTGTTGGTACAAAGTCGTGGATTATTTCCATTATTTCGTTTTCGCGATACGTAAAATCGTTGACCTCCAGTTTCAAGCGATAACCGATGCCCGATTTGCGCTTTAATTGCAAAGGAGACCCAATGCTTTGAAGCTTGCCATTGGCCAGTATGCAGATGGTGTCCCCAAGGACCTCGGCCTCCTCCATGTAGTGGGTGGTCACCAAAATAGCCTTCTCCTTGCGCAGATTCAGAAGGATGTCCCACAGCTCACGGCGCGAGTTAATGTCCAATCCCGACGAGGGCTCATCAAGAATTACAATTCTGCGAATTAAGATAACGATCTTTAGCAGGATTTTCCACAAAAAAGGAGATCTAAACATTACTTGGTGTTTCCGGCAATGGCGATACCCAGTGAAAGGCGTCTCTTCATGCCCCCCGACAAATCCTTTCCGAAATGGTCTTTCTTATCTTCTAGTCCCAGTTTCGTTAGCTTCTCATTTGCCCAATCACGGGCATTGGAGCGACCAGCTCCACGCAGCTGGGCAAAGAATTCTAGGTGCTGGAGACAGGTCATGTAGCTCATGAAGACACTGTGCTGCGGGCAGAAGCCAATCAGGTGGCGATAGGAGGCCACATCGCGCTCACTGCACACAACTATCTTGCCCGAATCCTTGGGCACCAGTCCTGGAGAAGTAAGACCATTAGTATCCTAGGATTGAAGAAGGGAAATAGCTTTATTGCTCACCCATTATCATGTTCATCATCGTGGTTTTGCCGGCACCATTGTGGCCCAGTAAGACTGTAATCTCCTTGTTGTTGATTGTCATATTTAGGTTGTCCGAAATGAGCGTTTCACGCTTACTTGTCTGGAACTTCTTGCACAACTCGGTGATTATGATGGCTTGGGTGCCGCGGGGAGCAGTCGTGTACTCATTGCGTTGTCGTTTTCGGTAGGTATTGGGCTGAAATTAGAAATTAAGCTTAAAAACCGGGAGAAATCATATAGAGAAACATACCAATAAATCAAACCGTAACCGAAACCGTGAGGCGCCCGATATTAAGCGATTTTTGCAACCGTAACCGATAAAGTAACTGAAATAAAATAGCGTAATTTACCGATctctaaaaattataatctGTTACCGCAAGTAAACGAAGAAAACAAGAAACCGCATAATAAAATAGTCGAATCAAACCGGAAATAGAATAATGTAAACAATGTGAAGCCCATGAAATTGTAACCAATATAAGCTTATATAGAAGGGAATAACCAATCATATAATAACAAGAAAATTGTAAACCAAGTACCGAAACGCGTGACCAACCCGAGTCCGATATTTCACTTTATATATGTGTTGTACTTACATCTAGGAAAAAGAAAATAGGACGCTTTAGTCCGCCAGGACCAGGAAACACACAACCCAAGTAGTTGTAGAGCAGGGCGTACAAAAAGGATTGGAAAACGAGAACAACATAGACCCAAAACATCCTAGAGGAATCGTATTTGATTTCACGAAACAGATCCGCAGCCCCGAATTCGCGATCTACAATAAACCAAGGCCAAAGACGTAATGCATTGTTACAGCTTGCTGCTAAGCGAAATTCTTACGCTTGTTAGAGAACGTCTGGAAAATATCCAATCCCTCCAGAAAGGCGTTGGTGCTGAAAAAGACAAAGGCCAGCGATGTGGCCCAGCTTCGGACAAAGGAGAACACATAGGGAATGATCAGCATCACCAGGCCGCCAATCTTCGCATAGAAAACTGCAAGGGTTACAAGAAAGAACTAGTAAATATAGACACATAACAAAATAGCTGGTTACCTGAGTGGAAACAAACAGAGATCAGATATGCGTACGACATGGTGGACAATATATAAAGCAGAAACAACACCGCCACATAAGCGAAGCAGATCAGCCCCAGTGCCTTGTACAAGTAAGCAACGATCAGGACAACGAGTATCAGCGCTGTATAGCACACGAAGCGAATGAGGAAGAAGGTGAGGCCGTTGAGGAAACTCATGGGCGTGACCAGGTTTAGAAACTCCTTCAGTCCGTTCTGCTTCTCCTCCACAAAGGGCACAACAAAGGTACTGAGTAGAACCACATTGAACAGGATGCTGCACAAGGTGCCAAAGTACGTCAGACGATGGCTGTCCATGCTAATAACCTCCAGGTTTGGCATCGAGCTGACCAGTATTTCATAGTTGTTCCCCAGCTCCTGGTACTTCATGTATTGTTTGTCCAAAATGTGCTGCAAGGTCAGGAAACCGGCACGAATGTAATCGTCATCATCTGATAAAGAAGAATGGAAGAAAGCGCGGGTTCGTTAAACGGGAACAAGGGACAAATATAAAACGCACCTTTCTGATGATTAATCTCCTCGTCGTTAACGAAGCGCTTCCTGGGCGAAATTCTCATCTGATTCGAGCTCAGGCTGTACCGAAACTTTCCGCCAGATCCGCGGTCTGGCACCTGGTCGAAGCTGATGGCGAAGCAATTCGACCGGCACTGCTGCTCCATGTTTAGCTGCATCTCGAAACTGTTGTTGTAGGCCCGAAGTCCTAAGGGAGAAAGTAATTCTTGTCATTATGAGATTGTTAAAGTCACTCTAGGATCTTCGCTGAGAAagtaattgttattattatgcCACTTTATTAAGTCACTCTAAGAGCTTCGCGGAGAAAGTAACCATCTTagatttacatttttataaaactttcAAAAAAATCAGTGAGTGTATAaccaataaaaatacatttaaaaatagattttattttttgtattaacTCCACCCTTTTAGAACTTATCTTTGGGCTGGCACTACCTATGTAAATAATATTGTTGACTGACTGTTGATTGTTTCTTAAAATATagtatatttgtttttaatatttgaacataaaaaaaagaaatcatTCTTCtaaatttgaataataatataatatattattataaaatattattatgattataaatACCATCTGTTTTTGCACTTACGCTCTGGTATTAACCCCAGGTCCACCCGCAGGAGATTCACAATGTCCTCCACATTCGAGGATTGGGGTGCATAGTATATGTAGTCCTGTTCATTTCCGGGAAAGTACGTTTCTTTGAGCGCCATCTAACAGAGGGTGAAGATAATTAGATTAGCGCTCAATTGCGGTCATGGGTTTGTGCTTATATTGATATAGAGTGCAGATAACACTACTTTATAGAGAAATGTAGATATGGGGTTACTTCGCACTTACGTGTACGCCACTTACAAGGGCGTGTGACTCCCATTCATTCATATCGGCTCACCTCATTTTTGGGCTCAAACTCCTCCATTTGGAGCTGCACGGGCTTGGTCGACCAGTGCAGATAGGCGGTGAGGACTCCGCCGAATCCGATGCAGATCAAGAACAGCGGCAGGAAGTTGCATCTTAGGTAGAGCAGGTTCTTCCGCAGAAAGACAAAGAACAGTGGGCTGCAACTGCAAGCCATTTCTGATTCGCAGCAACTTTCCCCCACTTTTTCTCTTTTCACTCTGTTGTTGCGACAAGGCGTCAACTTTAGCTTGTGATGTGCTAAATGTTTGTCCACAAAACTTATCGAAAAATGTTCATTGCAACCGCTTTTCCCTTCGGGAAATATTCTGATTGTAATGTCTGATATCAGacatatatgtataatgtgtatatataaGTGGAACAGCAACTGCAATGCGATCAACAGGGCACCAATGAATGCGTTCTGGGACCGTAAATTTGTATACACATATATGTATTAGCACAGATTACTTTTGAGTGCCATTCATCAGTGATGACGATCGAAAGTACAAGTAAAATATAGCCAACTATAAATATTAACTCATGGAAAAGTTATgggactcaaatatatttacagGGAACTATTTTCATATGAAATAATGCAATGTTCCTTTAAAATtataagttattttttaaacctAACTGTACCTAGAGCTTGAAAGAAAAGCTTTCAAAATAAACTATCaaagaaatataatataattatatgaACATTTGCTTTAGAAATATTATAACTATAAAATTAACATTTGctttagaaatattttaactataaaattaacatttgctttaaaaatattatacctTTAAAATGAACATATGCTAGTATTGCTAAACAAAAGACTAAATAAATCCCGCTAAAAGAAATGGCGTGAAAAAGCCAAGCTGACACCATGCCTGTCGATATATATCGATAGGCGCCCTTTGCAATCGAGTTGTTGTTTAGCAATAACAATGAGCGGCTCGCAATTATTCCCCGTGAATCTGAACAATCTGACCGCAAAGGAGCGACACAACTATATCCTCAACCACTACGTGCTCAACTCCCCGGCGGAGGCTGAATCCCGCCGCCACAAGCGGGACATCGATGTGATACGGGAGAACCACCGCTTTCTGTGGGATGATGAAGAGGCGGACACCGATTCCCTCAGCTGGGAGCAGCGCTTGGCCCTGCGCTACTACAAGAAGCTGTTCAAGGAGTACTGCATTGCCGATCTGTCCCGGTACAAGGAGAACAAGATAGCGCTGCGCTGGCGAACGGAGCAGGAGGTGGTCACCGGGACCGGGCAGTTCCAGTGCGGCAGTCGGCACTGCGGGGAGCGGGAGAATCTCCGCAGCTGGGAGGTGAACTTCAAGTACATCGAAAAGGGTGCGCCCTTAAATGCGCTGGTTAAGGTGGGTTCGAAAAGATAACCTTGGCTGGTCAGTGGTCACTGATCATTTTACTTAATCATTAGGTGCGCCTTTGTCCCACGCACACGGATCAGCTTAACTATCGCACCAAGAAGAGGGAGTACAAGAAGCAGCGAAGGAGGGCCAAGGAGGAACGACGGGCTGAGCGAAAACGAAAGCGTCGCAGGCTGGATGACGAACAAGAGAGTTCCACAGATAGCGaagaagaggaggaggaggctgGAAAATCCGCCACCGAATCCCAACCAGAAACAAACGAGGTGCCCACCACCGAAGACACCCCGGCTGACGATCAGATCTGGCAGCAACAGCCCGATCTCGGTCAGGAGCAAACCTCCAGGGAGCAGGAGTTCGAGCGCTACCTAGAGGATCtccttttttaaaatacatagcACATTTATTTGGATTCAACGTAGACACTAGTGCTCTTTTTATAGTTACTGGCCGCGAGATGCGTTCGCTTAAGAACTAGGATGTACATGTACACTCACATTTACAGGATTATTCACAAGAACTGCGTGCTAAGACCGACACCAAATCTAAAGTTGAACTGGACATTAAGGCTGTGACTGATTGATTTTTGGAAAGATTTCCGAATCGCTACATTATATGCATGTACCTAGTTCAATCGCAATTTCTGTATTCATCGAATGCAAATCGGAGGTTCGAAAATACATTTTCACCTTACGTTTACGTGCGCCTCTGTGGTCaaaacaatttgtttaaatCCAGCCACTGAAGTGTTTCTAAATATAAATCGCTCTACAATAAATACCCTCCGTTTGTTTACACTCGACGAGTAGAGAAATCACGACTGAGCACATCCGCTTGAACTAGGCGTAAAGAAGGCTgatctaaatatatatagcaTCATTGAACGGACAGGGACAGCGGCCGGGATTACTGCTCCTTGGGCAGTAGTTCGGCGAAGGCGGCCGTGGGCTTGAATGCCGTCACCTCGGTGAAGACCATCTCCCGCCACTTCTCCACCGGCAGCTCGTTCTCCTCGAAGCTCTGATCGTAGAGCGCGGCGGTCTGCTCGTCGGTCGGATCGTGGTACTTCTCCATGTACGGATGGGCCAGCGCCTGCTCGGCAGTGATGCGCTTGTCGGCGTCCAGTTCCAGCATCTTCTCCAGCAGATCGATGGCCAGCGGATTGGCGCCGCGGAAGATGTCGCGGAAATTGCGGCGCGGCATAACCGGCAGTGAGCGGATATAGTTCCGGGCGCTCTCCGAGGAGATGCGGCTCATGAACTCGTCGGCCGGCGTGCCCAGCACCTCCATGATCAGGTTTAACTGATGGATGTGGTCGGTGCCGGGGAAGAGGGTGCGTCCCGTCAGCAACTCTGCCATTATACATCCCACAGACCATATGTCCACCGTTTGGTTGTAGTGCATCCAGTTGAGCATGATCTCGGGCGCCCGGTACCATCGCGTGGCCACGTACCCGGTCATCTCGCTCTCAGCGGGACGCGCCAAGCCAAAGTCCAGGATGCGCAGCTCGCAGTCCTCGTTCACCGCGATGTTCGAGGGCTTCAGGTCGCGATGGATGACCCCGGCGCTGTGGATATACTTCAGACCGCGCAGGATCTGGTAGATCAGAAACTGGACGTGGTCGTCGGACAGCTTCTGGGTGCGTATGATGTTGTTCAGATCGGCGTCCATCAAGTGGGTCACCATGTAGACCTGCTGAAATTGTTCTAGCGAATCGGCGGGCTGTCCGGGATGAAAGACGTCCAGCAGACCGATGACGTTCTCGTGGTCCATGTGCTTCAGCAGTCGCAGCTCCCGATACGTCCTCTTGGCGTGGACGGCCGACTGAAAGGGCCGGGCCAGCTTCTTGATGGCCACCTTGGTGCTCGTTCCGCGGACGACGGCCTTGCACACCTGCCCGTAAGCTCCCTGGCCAACGGGCTGTAGGTTCTGGTACGTTTCCGGTATCTCCCACTCGGTGCGATTGATGTCCAGCTTATAGAACTTGGCCATTTTGCGCGACATTCCGTTGCGATTGCTTGTGCTTAGGTGCTACTATAATGCTATTAATCCGCTGGCTATTTTTCGGCTCTTCTTCTTGCTCGTGGGATTTGTTATCTCAATTTCACACTGCGCGGCCTCAACATTGCTGCAAATGAGTAATCGATGTGGGTGGTTAGTGGAAAATGGTGTCCAGTTCTAGTACTTTCCCAAAGATTCATTTGTATCTGCCTGTGCAGGATGTAACTTACATCTCTGGGATTTTATTTATGCTAATCCACTGCGCCTACACTTTTTCTGATTGGACAACAACGCTGCTTCGGTTATCGATAACCGCAGTTGGGCCGATTTCCAATCAGCTGTTGCTCGTTTATGCGTTAACATGATTATTTTAGGATTTTCCCTGCCGAATTCAAAGTCCATCGAGTCAACGGGTTAATTTACAAAGTTCCTGCGTAGTACCGTCCGGAGTCCGGAGTGTATCCCaaagatacattttctttGTATTTTTTGGTTTGGATATTGTAGTTAATTATGTTTTATCgcaaatatttgtttgtgaaatatatttttgttatttccaagtttATTAGCTTTTGCTACATGATACACAAGATGTTTTTGGAATATTACAGAAAACTATTAACTTATTAGTTAGACCTaacaataatttattaattaaatgcgTCTTAAAGGGTTTTTTAAATcgttataatattaaaaaacatttcctgcgttgttgaaaaatataatttataatagttattgataataatacaaaatttcAACGTTTTTAGAAAGTCTTAGTTTCAAAATAAGATACTTTCAGCAAAAAAAATGAACAATAACCAGTATTTTCCAGTATTATTTTTTCGCTCCGAAATAATGaatatctttaatttttattgtaaGTTTAAGCATTATTtttaaggaatattattaaaatcatattAAAAATGGATATAGTAAAAAAAACAGAACCACTATGACATTTTGCtaagtgttttaaaaaaaaacgaatcAATAGCTATTGACTATCAAGTATTATTTACAGTCccttaaatttttctttatgatAAGGGTAACTTAaagatttattgatttatttaatttgttttaaataatttttacaagCGACATTTTCGACGTACATATtactatattatattattattattttgtttaattattattattattattatattataagaTTTAAGACACCaaagttattttaaattttttatcaacCTCTTTAAAGCATTTTCCTCTGACAATACTACCATTTATCtgtagttttatttttttatttatctgtTAGTTCCACGAAAAGTGGGCTATACGTACAGAACCAACGCCCAGGAAGACCATCAACCCGTCGACCATGAAAATATCCCACTTTTAGGGCTCAACATCGCCGGTAACAGAAGGCGGTCAGTTGGCATAAGCTGGTTTTGTTTCAATCGGTCGTCGGTCGTGGTTGGCGCTACATCTAAAGTACGGATTGCGACGCTTTTCGCTCGAACGTTTTTTGCACGAGTTTTTTCCATACGTATTTGTTCATTGACAAAAACTCAAGCTGCGCTCtgtgcgtgcgtgtgtgtgccgagtgtgtgtgagtgtgcatGAGCGGCCGCTTGTGTGAGTGCGGTGCTTTGTGTGCAGaataatttttgcaaacaTTATGTAAATGCGCAAATTAAAGTTCAATCGACGCCAGTTTTTGAGTACGAAACCAGATCGCCTTGCTTTAAGTGCCACGGAGCAacagtttatatttttttgggaaTAAAAACACCCCAAAAACTCCCCCACACCCACCCACAAATTCTGACAGGATCGAAAACGATCCACCGGATATACCTTTACCGTTACGAAAATCGAAAATGGCCACGACAGCGGCCGCAATGGCTGCTACGAGTGTTGTTGTACTAGATCGGGGTAACAACACTACCTGTACCATCAACTTGCACGGTGAGCTGGAGAAATATAGTATAATCTAATGAAAACAACGAAAAAACCGAAACGAACCCACAATTAATCATAATTAACGAAAACAACAGTTTTTGCAGTCTTCGCCAAATTTTGGTGGCGTTATTTTTAGCGGATGATTGGCTTAGACTTTCATTCCCTGGGAGTTTCCGAAATCGAAACCCGTTTCGCCCCCTAAATTGATGTATTCGCGACCTCTGGAGGTTATCAGTGTGTTCTCGAAACAACCTTGTTTTTACCTTTCGGTGTTCTACGCGTACCAGGTAGAGCGCCTTGGGCTATCTTATCAGCCAAGATCGGGGCGGCACTTCATCGTCATATGGGGGGTATATGTATACGCTCCATTCGATCGCTGGGGGATCAGTTCGGTTCGGTTTTGGACCAGCTTAGAGCTCGGAGCTCCATTCCCAGCTCAGCCGATGGGGCTCCTACTCGCAGCACATTTCGATTAGGCGTTTTATATACGTATGGCGTTATATACGAATATACAGGCCCCTCTCTATGAGCACCTATGTGTGTTGGTACCCAGCGTACTTTCAACAATTACGACTGCCTGTGTCTGGCCTGCCCACGTTAGTTTCCAAGTCGCAGCCGTTTGAGCAACAGTCAGACAGTCAGAGACACAACAGCGTTTGGCACAGACAGCGGATcgtacacccaaaaaaatgtCGTTTCCAAATCACAATCTAATAGATCGTTAATAAGAAGAAAGTTTTTTATAAGAGGTTCTTTACACAGGCAGAAAAAAAAGATGTTAATAGATTGAAACCTATCAACCTATAGGTTGTTTCTTATAGAAAGACTATTTAGAATAGAATCAGAATGAAACCAGTGACGGATCCAGAACATGGTTGTGGGgggatataaaaaaaaaattgcttgagtaggaatacaaattttggaataaaatacattttacatATACTATTTAACCCGAGTAGGGGCTCAATCCCCCATATCCCCCCATTCAGTAATTTTTAGGaagaaatattataaaatcgAACATCTTCGTGA from Drosophila subpulchrella strain 33 F10 #4 breed RU33 chromosome 2L, RU_Dsub_v1.1 Primary Assembly, whole genome shotgun sequence includes:
- the LOC119547612 gene encoding mitogen-activated protein kinase p38b — translated: MSRKMAKFYKLDINRTEWEIPETYQNLQPVGQGAYGQVCKAVVRGTSTKVAIKKLARPFQSAVHAKRTYRELRLLKHMDHENVIGLLDVFHPGQPADSLEQFQQVYMVTHLMDADLNNIIRTQKLSDDHVQFLIYQILRGLKYIHSAGVIHRDLKPSNIAVNEDCELRILDFGLARPAESEMTGYVATRWYRAPEIMLNWMHYNQTVDIWSVGCIMAELLTGRTLFPGTDHIHQLNLIMEVLGTPADEFMSRISSESARNYIRSLPVMPRRNFRDIFRGANPLAIDLLEKMLELDADKRITAEQALAHPYMEKYHDPTDEQTAALYDQSFEENELPVEKWREMVFTEVTAFKPTAAFAELLPKEQ
- the LOC119547610 gene encoding ATP-binding cassette sub-family A member 3 — protein: MACSCSPLFFVFLRKNLLYLRCNFLPLFLICIGFGGVLTAYLHWSTKPVQLQMEEFEPKNEMALKETYFPGNEQDYIYYAPQSSNVEDIVNLLRVDLGLIPERLRAYNNSFEMQLNMEQQCRSNCFAISFDQVPDRGSGGKFRYSLSSNQMRISPRKRFVNDEEINHQKDDDDYIRAGFLTLQHILDKQYMKYQELGNNYEILVSSMPNLEVISMDSHRLTYFGTLCSILFNVVLLSTFVVPFVEEKQNGLKEFLNLVTPMSFLNGLTFFLIRFVCYTALILVVLIVAYLYKALGLICFAYVAVLFLLYILSTMSYAYLISVCFHSVFYAKIGGLVMLIIPYVFSFVRSWATSLAFVFFSTNAFLEGLDIFQTFSNKHREFGAADLFREIKYDSSRMFWVYVVLVFQSFLYALLYNYLGCVFPGPGGLKRPIFFFLDPNTYRKRQRNEYTTAPRGTQAIIITELCKKFQTSKRETLISDNLNMTINNKEITVLLGHNGAGKTTMMNMIMGLVPKDSGKIVVCSERDVASYRHLIGFCPQHSVFMSYMTCLQHLEFFAQLRGAGRSNARDWANEKLTKLGLEDKKDHFGKDLSGGMKRRLSLGIAIAGNTKIVILDEPSSGLDINSRRELWDILLNLRKEKAILVTTHYMEEAEVLGDTICILANGKLQSIGSPLQLKRKSGIGYRLKLEVNDFTYRENEIMEIIHDFVPTARVLNVVKPTVYICLPYAYKKCFAEMLHKLEAKTNQLGINTISMTDTSLEDVFLSCAGEQDQVDTPDGSRNDAPLLTPYKRLPSQPLQPSLLQLWMAVFYKKWTFITNEWLYTLIMLSIPFVCVCGAILVMHAMSIVENEEALPLKLSQMGTGIVYIHNPTGHHAQVEQQLRQQIELSGITVKTLQLRGSNDVKNESLDLQRDNLADFLEQVIGILDMYGGGRGTADTPTIEIFYSGNRYHSSVELINLVDSAMLKLERQEADIDTTYVPIRRFVSDISPSRLEYYAVIVSVGMFFFMFYFISLPFREYANGFRQLQTMSRFTYWISHFAFDMLLLIFVCVTLFLLQYLVMPAELYSVADLKVIVLSIFFYCCSYLPILYALGNNFKSISTISTYLLLMLIVSAIAPLITSSNAAAMKLHETKIAFLRFLPDFNLNHQLRVINENFIARRRSGLMKNLLCEDTFFVYASAVGFLVMAFFTIVLEHKYLRKRLHDGLWNWKLPHKKSNSTGTLPSTPMSVIDDCAKEERRVEELIKTPSPDYPLIVSNLRKCYRDTVAVDGLSFAAERGECFGLLGVNGAGKTSTFQMIAANLPLDSGNIRIHDIEIQKDEVAYRHCFGYCPQYDALNKFMTAEQCLHYMALLRGLSNAPEGQASVKENVKYWLEKMHLTKYQQVQVRHYSGGTKRKLLAAMAMIGAPSLVLLDEPTTGVDPISRRFLWQCIKDFQGQDRTVVLTSHSMDECEELCNRLAIMAHGKFKCLNNICALKRLSGYTIKLKMKEDTETEENVSTITATLKAQFAGLELRESHAGTLTYFVGTQENVVLWSDVFKIAEDYLADRLSDLVEDYSVNECTLEDIFLKYEKESKSQAVSRQTSVQRSPQINYV
- the LOC119547615 gene encoding protein FRA10AC1 homolog, with translation MSGSQLFPVNLNNLTAKERHNYILNHYVLNSPAEAESRRHKRDIDVIRENHRFLWDDEEADTDSLSWEQRLALRYYKKLFKEYCIADLSRYKENKIALRWRTEQEVVTGTGQFQCGSRHCGERENLRSWEVNFKYIEKGAPLNALVKVRLCPTHTDQLNYRTKKREYKKQRRRAKEERRAERKRKRRRLDDEQESSTDSEEEEEEAGKSATESQPETNEVPTTEDTPADDQIWQQQPDLGQEQTSREQEFERYLEDLLF